AGTAAAACCACTACAGGTCTCCTTGGCATATGGCTTGAGGTGGGCACTGATTTTTACTGACACACAGTCATTGACATGGAAATTAACTTTTGACGTCAGACTCACTCTGCCCAGTTTGCAGCCTACCAGGATAATTGGTTTTCTTGCCCTTGGCATGTGCATTTCTGCAAGCATAAACGCACAACAGAACATTTAATGAGAATTTATACTAAGACCACTTAAGGATCTGAGCAAAATACCAGTCTTGGTAAAGTTGTAAATCAACCCTGAAGCTACTTTGACTCTACAGCTACATTAATCCCCAGCTTCTTCCCAGAGGTCCATATatcatccctgtagactgtccGAAGCTAGTGCCTTACAGTTGTAGCCTTATCATGTAGTTATCAATTTAGGATAGTGCCCTAAGCAACACACCACTAAGTAGGATCACCTTAGATATCACAGACAAAACAGTCATTTAGCCAAGACCATGGACGTATATAGAATAGAGTCCAATTAGATGATTAAGGTGTGGTAACTATATTTTGTAGAtatttttgtttgtatttttatTCTGCCACAAACAACCACCAATTAGTGCCACAAAGCCGCTCATTTGGAAACGAAATGTACTGATGTATTGCATGAGTGTTGTGTATTATTAATTAACGTCCGCCTAAGTTACTGCCTAGATCCACCAGCCTGTCAGTCATGACTGTCCATGAGAATCCAAATATgtcagatcaggtttgcaatgaataacttcaaTCAGACACCCTCTCACCCATAGAGGGGGAAGGAAAGAACTAATGGGGGTTAACAACTCACATCCTGATTTAAATCAAGAGAAAAGATCCAGGCCTGTGCTCTCCAAATTCACCAAAGGAATGTGCTTTGTCTCAACAGACTTTTCCCCGCTGAAACTCTAACACGTTCAAAagcgaatactggaacaatatttctaaagtaaaatgtggggaatggtcagaggcgGTCTATATAACATTAATgtcattttgtttgttattttgtgatgtcattaaacacgttaaaggaaatactgtaacttggaaagtacacacactacactacacaagtTTCCATACAAAGGCTTGTGCATGTACTGTAATATGAAAAATTATTaaagtgtttttgttaagagaTGGATGTGACTTGAGAAGCTATAACAGACAATTGTTTTCCATAACTTTGCACAGTGAGTAATTACCCCCACACACCCCCCACGTGAGGTTAGAGAGCGTGTCTTCCGGCTGGAACCGCCCATTTCGAGCAAAAGGTATACATTATGGGATAAGACATTAACACATTGAACCAGAAAAAACGTGATGCGGCAGCTACATGTTTAAAATGGTTTAAACTTTGAATGTCAACCCAAGGTGGAGACGATAAAATCACCTCCtggacaatcactggtacagctgattagctgtcctaattAAGTTATCTTCGAAAGCGAATTTAAGTAAGACCATCCTGTTGCTCTGCTCAAACTAGCGTATTATGCTAccctcaatgaccccactggggaaacatcGATACGGCTGGCTAGActatcttcaaagaagcatctTCAAGAGCGAATGGAAGGAAAatcaactctgtagttctgttcaggactacaaGACAAGTCACCGGATACCAGACAACTACGAAGGACAACAGTAGAAATGTTGTTGAAACCATTTCGGACATTCAGAGCCTTCCAAGCATGCCGCGAAAAGGCCCAACCCAATTTCCAAGGCTGGCCCTTTCATCGAGTGATCCCAGGTGAACCCAGGCATTTCACGTAAAAACATAAACGGTTTCTTGCTCAAAGCGGGCGACGGTTTGTGTGCAAAATATACagtgcaagaaaaagtatgtgaaccctttggaaatacatggatttctgcataaattggtcataaaatttgatctgatcatcATCTTAGTCACaataatagacaaacacagtctgcttaaactaaaaccacacaaacaattatacgttttatTATTGAACAcaatgtgtaaacattcacagtgcagggtgggaaaagtatgtgaacccttggatttaataactggttgaccctcctttggcagcaataaccacaatgaaacgttttctgtagttgcggatcagacttGCAAAAGTgccaggaggaattttggaccattcctctttacaaaactgttttagttcagcaatattcttgggatgtctggtgtgaactgctctcgagTTCATGcgacagcatctcaatcgggttgaggtcaggaccgggcaactccagaaggtgtattttcttctgttgaagccattcagttgtacttctgtgttttgggtcgttgtcctgttgaatcacccaacttctgttgagcttcaattggcggacagatagcctaacattctcctgcaaaatgtcttgatgaaCTTGGGAAtccatttttccgtcgatgattgcaagctgtccaggccctgagttagcaaagcagccccaaaccatgatgctccctccaccatactttacagttgggatgttggtgtgctgtgcctttttttctccacacatagtgttgtatgttccttccaaacaactcaactgtagtttcatctgtccacagaatattttgccagtagagATGTGGAACACTCAGGAGCactttttgcaaacttcagacctgcagcaatgtttttttggacagtAGTGGCTTCCTCCATGGTGTCCTCcgatgaacaccattcttgtttagtgttttacgtatcgtagactcgtcaacagagatgttagcatgttccagagatttctgtaagtcctTAGCTGACACacggattcttcttaacctcattgagcattctgcgctatgctcttgcagtcatctttgcaggacggccactccttgggagagtagcaacagtgctgaactttatagacaatttgttttaccgtggactgatgaacatcaaggctttaagagatacttttgtaaccctttcccgctttatgcaagtcaacaattcttaatcttcaGTCTTCTGAGATGCCTTTTGTTCGAGGCTTGGTTTACATCAGGCAATGCATCTTGTGAACAgaaaactcaaattttgtgagtgttttttacagGGCAAGGCAgttctaaccaacatctccaatctcgtctcattgattggactccaggttagctgactcctgactccaaattgcttttggagaagtcattggctaggggttcacatactttttgtaagctacactgtgaatgtttaaatgatgtactcaatatagacaagaaaatacaataatttttgtgttattagtttaagcacactatgtttgtctattgttgtgacttagatgaagatcaggaCAAATTTGATGAGCAATTTATGCAGAAACccagataattccaaagggttcacatactttttcttgccccTGTATGGTTATTGTAGGTGAGTGTAGTTTCTGAATGTGGCAATGTTAagtgtctctatccctctcttcctctccatctcttctttaaaAAGCATCCAGGTTGTTAAAATTAAACCAAtgtgtgtagtactgaatcacaACTAAAGCTCTAGAtttgcagatgcaaggaggttacaactgttcagaatgatgataggAGGTtgattaataagttgactgtttatagatgtgataggtaaagactTTTTAGAGTTTAACTCTGGAGATGATAACTCTTTATCGAACCACTGTCGTTACATTATTaatttaatcgggtaacaattaaacatacactgctcaaaaaaataaagggaacactaaaataacacatcctagatctgaatgaatgaaatattcttattaaatacttttttctttacatagttgaatgtgctgacaacaaaatcacacaaaatgtatcaatggaaatcaaatttatcaacccatggaggtctggatttgaagtcacactcaaaattaaagtggaaaaccacactacaggctgatccatgcgtatggctggtgccatgtacaccggcccaaggagacgcactggagaccagatgcgctgagccggcttcatggcacctggctcgatgcccactctagcccggccgatacgaggcgctgcaatgtaccgcaccgggctatgcacacgcaccggggacaccgtgagctccaccgcataacacggtgcctgcccggttcctctctctctccggtaagcacggggagttggcgcagacctcctacctgacttcgccacactccccgtgtgccccctcccaatacatttttggggctgcctctcgggcttcctacaTCATCGTGCCAACTCCATTCGCCGGtatccctcctcacactgctccagagaatcccaggcgggctacGGCACTCTCCAtgggtcgaccgaccacctgTCTATCTCATCCCAAGTTGTGACATAGTCCAGATCtcgctcccatgtccaggagtcctgcgatcgctgctgcccgttaccacgctgcttggtccttttgtggtgggtggttctgtaacggccgtcgtcggtggaagaaggagaggaccaaagcgcagcgtggtaagtgttcatcttatttaatgatttttttttaacactgaataacaaacaacaaagaaacatcCGAAACAGTTTTGTctagtgcagacacacaaagactgaaaataaccacccacaaaacacaattgaaaacaggctacctaaatgtggttctcaatcatagacaacgattgacagctgcctctgattgagaaccataccaggccaaaaacagaaatagaaaatcctagaaaaactaacatagacaacccacccaactcaagccctgaccatactaaaacaaagacaaaacaaaggaactaaggtcagaacgtgagagtagtaaccaaaaaagtgttaaacaaactaaaatatattttatatttgaaattcttcaaatagccaccccttgccttgatgacagctttgcacactcttggcattctctcaaccagcttcacctggaatgcttttccaacagtcttgacgtgttggctacttttccttcactctgcggtccaactcatcccaaaccatctcaattgggctgaggtcaggtgattgcggaggccaggtcatctgatgcagcactctcatCATTCtccgtcttggtcaaatagcccttacacagcctggaggtgtgttgggtcattgtcctgttgaaaaacaaatgatagtcccactaagcccaaaccagttTGGATGGCGTTTCACTGCAGAATgcttggtagccatgctggttatgtgtgccttgaattctaaataaatcacagacagcgtcaccagcaaagcacaccagCAAATcacacccacaccataacacctcctcctccatgctttacggtgggaaatacacatgcagagatcatccgttcacccacacgtGTCTCAccaagacacggcggttggaaccaaaaatctccaatttggactcatcagaccaaaggacaaatttccaccggtctaatgtccattgctcatgtttcttggcctaagcaagtctcttcttattattggtgtcctttagtagtggtttctttcttttcTATTcagtcagtctcctctgaacagttgatgttgagatgtgtctgctacttgaactctgtgacgcatttatttgggctgtaatttcggaggctggtaactctgatgaatttatcctctgcagcagacgtgactctgggtcttccattcctgtggcagtcctcatgagagccagtttcatcatagcgcttgatggttttgcgactgcacttgaagaaactttaaaagttcttgaaatgttccgtattgactgaccttcatgtcttaaagtaatgatggactgtcgtttctctgctgatttgagctgttcttgccataatatggacttgatcttttacaaaatagggctatcttctgtataccacccctatcttgtcacaactcAACTGATTGGTGCAAAGGTATTAAGAAGAAGAAGGAAAGAGATTCCACAACTTAACCTTTaagaaagcacacctgttaatggaaatgcattccaggtgactacctcatgaagctggttgagagaatgccaaagcgtgcaaagctgtcatcaaggaaaggggtggctatttgaagaatctcaaatgtaacaATTGTCTAACAcacattttggttactacatgattccatatgtgttatttcatagttttgatgtcatcactattattctataatgtagaaaatagtccaaataaagaaaaacccttgaatgagtaggtgttctgaaacttttgaccggtagtgtatatggatgttgcattttactttatgggttggttatgtaggcttcttctaacccatcgctttctactacatataataatacattaatatatataatttataagtccaaaaattgatgtagcaactgcagattgcccctttaagtctatcaataGTGTGCGAGTTTgaacatgtgtccattaggcctatggattctTTTTgcttttatcagcatgaattagattgagcaataaaagccccacttttattccataggctgggatccgcactatgcagctgttattccataggctggaatccgcactatgcagctgttattccataggctgggatccgcactatgcagctgttattccataggctggaatccgcactatgcagctgttattccataggcttggagccgcactatgcagctgttgcaagagcgcgtttttcactggctgtccactggtttcaaaaacaatgattgataggcatcTTACatttcttgaattcaaccattattgggttcaaatacacatacTCCCCAACCGTAATTGCATAATACATTTGACATCATGAATAAATTAGCGAATGGATGTCAACATTCTACAGAGTTGTGCAGGCTGTTGCTGGCCATAAAACACGTGACAAATATTAATTTGATTATtaatacataaaacatacaaaaacaaaacTACGAAGTGATGCACCTATATGTATTTCTTTACTGAGAAGAAACAGTGGGCTATAAAACGCATATCAATGCACCATGGATGGAATGCGTCCAAAAAATGTTTACtgtcaaaataaatacattattgtCTTTTGAGCCATTAACAGTTAATATGCATTTGTCAAAGTTTTTACTTTAAATTGGCATTATTTCACAGTAGTTGTTGTCATATTGATATCCGTCATGCAAAACACTATAATTCCAGAAATGTTTAATCCCCTGCTAAAATTGTTTTTCGTTTTGTTTGATACAATTGACATCCACTTACGTGTAGGCTACATATAGCAAAAGCTATTCGGTTTGGCGAAGGAAACTGCCCcatattcattttttaaatacgTTTTACATATTTGCCACAATTTTTAATTGTCCATAAGGGGAAATATTCAAGTTTCCTATACTAGATCCATACATGAGTTATATGATTACGGTAGCCTACATGACGTGATCCACAGCAACCTGTTCCAGGCCCTGGCCTCTCCAGCTGTGACATACGTGGGGTTTTAGAAGATAAGAATGGCAACgcgtacagatgtaggattttattttgaaccagtttgctacagcaggaaacaTTATCCCGCATCAAACAGGAaatatgaattattatgtggattataattcatggacattttttttgaggttgatacatttttcgtaaaggaaaatcaagtctgaaattctAAAATTCAGAAGCTTTTTTGAAACCTCAAATGCACTACAAGTTTGGcattcctgcattgcaggaaaatTATCCGGCAACAGGGTGATCTaataaagatcctacatctgtagtgttATCTTTAAGCACATACAGTAGGCCCACACACGATCTCAGAAGGTCTATGAGTGAAAGGCGAATATATGCGTTTTACATTTATTTCATGAAAGCATCCCAATAAAATGTATAACCATATGTCTCTCCACTGTGGCTATACTGTTCCCAAGTAGAGTATTCCTCATCATCACATAGGCAGGCAGGTGTATGAGATGGCAGCTGccacatacataacacattcataaagaCAGTTACATAACATTTCCTTTCCTCAGTATCACGATACCAGCCACTTTCATTCTAGAAATCGTTATATTCGTTGAGAACCTAGCGAATGTTGGTCTTCATTCTGTTTTTTCCCCCATCTGTTAATATCAAGTCACCACTCCTCTGTTAGCAACTCAATCAATTATAAAACGGTCACTTTTCTATCTTCTTAATTGTGCACCATTTTTAGAAAGTAGAAATTGGTGCAAAGTATCATCTATTTTCATAAGAACAGATCAATTGTCATACTTAGGTTATTGTCAAATAGCAAGCAGCAGTAAGTCTTCGCCATCGTTACATTGTGTAATATATATTATTGCATTATAACAGATCATATCGGTTTCTTCGTAAGATATCAAAGTCCCTATTTTCAAAAAAGGTAGAATACATTTTTAGAGGAGTGTTTCTAGGCTATATTTAGCTCTAATAGATAGAGCGGCAACGCATAGCAATTAACTTGGTTACTCCTATATGTCTATGTCAAACGCGTAAGGATGTGCTGTGTTACCATACATAGCCTAAAGCGATAAGGCAAGACAACACCCTAAATTCACAGAACTGATGCTCCATCTCACTCCATCATTTTACTCAATTATCTCATCATAGCCAATAGAAAACGAGTAGAGGTGTGGTTTGGTGACATGTGTGTCTTGGGCCATAAAATAGGTGTCGGGATCCGTCTAACTCCAGACCCTTCTAAAGCTTCATTCATCCTCTGAATATATTGTGTGGTACAGCAGAACCTCTTGCCAAAATGAGCCTGTCAGCGAAGGAAAAAGTAATCGTCAAGGACTTCTTTGCGAAAGTCTCCAGCCGGTCGGACGAGATCGGCGCCGAGGCTCTCGCCAGGTAAAGATGGAGATACTTTATCATCAGTTAGGCTACAACTGGGTGGAGTCTATCTAAACTCGTTCGATTTATGGAAATTGTATTAGACATTATTGTATTAAACAATTTTAATAGAATAGGATCTAACAGGCCTatatgaatttaaaaaaatatacaaaccAGTTCCTGAAATTGACTGCATGACTGATACTTGTCAGATACAGAGTGTTATTGGTACTGAGTATTGATATGCTCGACAGAACAATTACCGCTTACCCTAAGCAATCATTTCTATCCTTCCTCCATGCAGGTTGATCGTGGTGTACCCCCAGACCAAGTCTTACTTCGCCCACTGGAAGGACCTGAGCCCCAACGGCGGTCCGGTTAGGAAGCACGGCATCACCGTCATGGGTGGCGTGTACGAGGCGGTGAGCAAGATCGATGACCTGGCCGGTGGTCTTCTGACCCTGAGCGAGCTGCACGCCTTCGTTCTTAGAGTTGACCCCGTCAACTTCAAGGTAATTTTCACGAACTATAGCCAATGTAACCATATGCTCTATAGGCGTATGGGCCATGTATTAGCCTACCTATAACGTTTGCAGAAGGTGTCATTGCACTTTTCTCAGCATAATCAAACGGACTCTTTGCTCTGTTTGTCCCTCGTCAGATTCTGTCCCACTGCATCATGGTGGTCTTGTCCATGCTGTTCGCCGAGGAGTTCACCCCTCAGATCCATGTTGCGGTGGACAAGTTCCTCGCCCTGGTGGCCCTGGCTCTGGCCGAGAAGTACCGCTAAAGGACCAATCAGCACTCACACCCGATGTGGTCCTCAGTGTGGAAATAAAAGGTCTTCTTTACTGAGAAATAAAAAGTGCAATCAATGAAATCGAAAGTTTCGATGGTCTTTCTTCGtacttttgtaaaaaaaaaaaaaaggaaaaaaaaaggATGTTTGTGAGTTAGCTAGCTATAAAAAGAGGATGTTTGTGAGTTAGCTAGCTATAAAAAGAGGATGTTTGTGAGTTAGCTAGCTATAAAAAGAGGATGTTTGTGAGTTAGCTAGCTATAAAAAGAGGATGTTTGTGAGTTAGCTAGCTATAAAAAGAGGATGTTTGTGAGTTAGCTAGCTATAAAAAGAGGATGTTTGTGAGTTAGCTAGCTATAAAAAGAGGATGTTTGTGAGTTAGCTAGCTATAAAAAAGAGGATGTCATAGTCGACCATAAGAGATTAAAACAATTGGAGTCACAAACTATAAAGCAAATACTTTCTactaatttagttttttttaaatagcaatTTTTTTTATGAATGACACTATTAAATTACAATACTACTTATCCCAATAAATTGAAATGTTCGCAAAATGACTTATAATCAATATTAATAGCTATGCTCTACTAATAACAAAAATTCGATTGGTAGTGCATGCTGGGTGCTTTTCGAATGCTCAAAGCGCTTTACATAATAATTTAGAGGGGGCATTTATACCTCATTCACTAGGACTGTAGTAGATCAACGTGACTTGTAAAACTATTCTGTTGTAGACATCTTTTGTGCTAGGCCTACATGAATAGGCCAACAGCCGCAACCTCCCAGTTTCTCAAATATAGGCCTACTAAGAAGATGTCAGGAAATATATCTGCGAAAGAAGTGTGAAATTCCAAGCAAACAACACGAATTAAAGCTCATGTGAAATTGTAATGGAGTCACTTCAACAATTTAAGAAACTAACAAATACACTGAGATAAATTAATTAAATGTAATGAAAATTACCACAATAGAGTATTTCTGAATTATTAAAATAGATTTAGCATAGACTTCTGTATTTCATGAGTGGAAACCTTCAgattaacatatatatatattttattaataATGATTCAAataacaaaaaaagtatttagataAAAATATTAGATAACAAACATTTCATTTTTTAGATTTATCACATTGGTTGCCTTACAATAGAAGAATGAAATAAAAGGCTGTCTGTTTTTGATGTAGGCTATTCTTATCAACATTTTGATGGGTAActgtacatttactgtacttaCTGTATTTACTGTAGCCTACTTACTGTACTTAGGCTACTGTATAGGTCATACTGAGCCAGAACATCAACCATATAGCCGTTTTGAACTAAACACAAGGGGTTGCTATATTGTATTAAACAATTTACTATATGTatttaaatatgtattttgtattattatatatGATTATTTATAATCATATACTGCTACCCAAGACTTCTGGTCGTTCCTTCTATCGGTTTGGTTGCCAGAaacgtgacccagtcattcagtctttttgttctgtatctatggaggcgacccagtcgttcgttctaaatatTCTATTGCCATACTGACTGGCAACGTTCTTGTACCCTAGCTGCTGGCTGATGTTCTGACCGTGGTAGTCGCTGGGAGGATGTGCAACAACTTCCCATCCTCCCAGAGCATCTTTCCAGAAGTTATTGTCCTTGGTCGTGTCCGCTCTGGGCAGGTGGTACCACTACAAGCCCCTTCCCTCCATTCTCTCGACTAGGATTGGCTGGAGAGATGTCTCTGTCCAGTCGCAACAGCATAAAAAACGACACGTTTTGTTGGTTTCTTTTGACTTTGTTAATGTTGTTTGATGAGAAGGCTTGATGAGCTAAGAAAAGTCGAAGTGAGAATATACCGAAATTGTTTTATGATGAATAGCTTTAGGTCTACCAGTAAATTAAACTATATGATATTGAACTCTATTCAAAAGTGTGCCTCTTGGTAGACCTACTTCGAAGCAAACAAAAATAGAGAAATAACGAAAATATCGCAATATTTTTCATTAAGCAAATCATATACGCAATCAAACATGTATGTAAGCATATTTATAAGCTTTATTTTGGTGTACATTGGTGGTGATGAATGCTAAGTAAGCCCAATAATGTAGTAGGTCTATAATGCGTCATTAAAAGAGAGGTCAATTTCAGCAGCTGAAACAGCGCCACCCAGGCCCAGTTGAAGTTTGACGTGCGGTGCTGCTATTAAAGCACCAACACAGCGGGCAGCGCCATATGGTCCGATCTGCACAATGCTATTAGCGCTGGGGCGTTTTTGCAGCACGGTAAGTCAGCTTGCAGTTACAATCATCTTTAGAGGGCATCCACATCATTATCGTTTAATTTAAAGGAAAAGCACGAAAGCAAACTGGAATCAGAGAGTACAATAAGAGTTATATTAACAATATGACATCTCCTATCTGCTGATATTTACAAACCAGATTCATAGTCTTTCAAATTAAACAGAAATTCCAGTCTAAATTCACGTTTCTTAGAAAAAAAAGCTTTATAATATGACAAAAAGTAGGAAGTAAGTGACTTGCATAGGACATGTAGAGTCGGATGTCACTTCATGATGACTCGTGTCTTCTCATCTCCAAGCACAAGTCTGGAAAAGAAAAGTGGGTATTTTACTCAAAATCACAACATAAACTAGACACGGATAAAGATATCACACTAGCAACATAAGGTATTTTGGGGGGCGGCCAGGATGCCAACGACCAAGATCGACCACCACCACATACTCACATATTTTTGCTTAATATGATTAGTCTGCCTAATCTGAATAGCTTGCCTAATTGCTTACACATAACTTAAAACCATCTAATGTACAAAAGTGTTTAATCCATAAATCCCGTTGACACAGATGTCAGGACAGAATTCTGGGCCTCAGGAACTGACAATCCAACCTTGAACTTGCTAAAATGCTGAACACCACTCTCTGTTCCGGACAACATGACCAAGTAGCAGAAGTCTAACTGTTGTTAGACAGTTCAACATACAGTTGTATCAGTGTCATATCTAcaatgtcttcagaaagtattcataccccttgacttagtctagtccacattttgttgtgttacatcctgCCTGACTTTAAAATGGATGACATTTATATtgtttctctcacccatctacacacaataccccacaatggcatagtgaaaacatgtttttcgaaatttttgcaaatttattgaaatctaaatgcagaaataactcatttacataagtatttacacccatgagtcaatactttgtagaagcacctttggcagtgatttcaGCTGAGTCTTTCTTTGTAAGTCTATAAGAggtttgcacacctggattgtacaatatttgcacatagttatttttaaaattcttcaagctgtgtcaagttggttgttgatcattgctagacagccattttcaagtcttgccacagattttcaagccaatttaagtcaaaactgtaaccaggccactcaagaacatccAATGTCATCgtgataagcaactccagtgtatgttTGGCCTTGTGTTACAATTCTTCAATCTCTGTCaagttagttgttgatcattgctagacagcagacttaaccaggttttcctctaggattttgcctgtgcttagctctatcctgtttctttttatttaaataaaaccTCCCTAgaccttgccaatgacaagcatacccataatgtgatgcagccaccactatgcttgaaaatatgaagagtggcactcagtgatgtgttgtgttggatttgcaccaaacataacactttgtattcaggacgtaAAGTTAATTTATCTGGCAAAGTATTGGCAGTTTTACAATCATGTCTGattgcaaacaagacacacaTTTTGGATTTTGtaaattctgtacaggcttccttcttttcactctgtcattttggtttgtattgtggagtaactataatgttgttgaactatcctcagttttctcctatcacagccattaaattctgaaactgttttaaagtcaccattggtctcatggtgaaatccctgagtggtttctttcctctccagcAAATTAGTTAGAAAGGACGCATGTATCTTTGTTACTCAGGTACTAACAGATGCCCTTTGTAGGCAttagaaaacatccctggtgtttgtggttgaatctgtgtttgaa
The sequence above is a segment of the Oncorhynchus kisutch isolate 150728-3 linkage group LG25, Okis_V2, whole genome shotgun sequence genome. Coding sequences within it:
- the LOC109870362 gene encoding hemoglobin subunit alpha-2 — encoded protein: MSLSAKEKVIVKDFFAKVSSRSDEIGAEALARLIVVYPQTKSYFAHWKDLSPNGGPVRKHGITVMGGVYEAVSKIDDLAGGLLTLSELHAFVLRVDPVNFKILSHCIMVVLSMLFAEEFTPQIHVAVDKFLALVALALAEKYR